From a single Eubalaena glacialis isolate mEubGla1 chromosome 15, mEubGla1.1.hap2.+ XY, whole genome shotgun sequence genomic region:
- the LOC133074928 gene encoding 2'-5'-oligoadenylate synthase 1-like isoform X2 → MMELSDTPARSLDKFIEDHLLPDEDFRTQVNEAIHIICSFLKERCFRWASHPVRVSKVVKGGSSGKGTTLRGRSDADLVIFLTNLKSFQEQLERRGEFIKEIRRQLEACQREETLQFEVEFEVQEQPWKNPRALSFVLRSPQLHESVEFDVLPAFDALGQLTRGYRADPKVYVRLIQECESLGREGEFSPCFTELQRAFLKERPTKLKSLIRLVKHWYQMCKEKLGKPLPPQYALELLTVYAWEQGSMETRFSTAQGFQTVLELVLKHQKICIYWTKYYNFENPIIGQYLSRQLVKPRPVILDPADPTGNIGGGDPYSWQRLAQEARAWLSYPCFKKSDGSPVGSWDVSIAFSDSSLPTGACSPTISSERQQERLRQKRGIPVFTLFSVPGGRVVVRFIVNNNKNSSKYHLLGVN, encoded by the exons ATGATGGAGCTCAGTGATACCCCGGCCAGGTCTCTAGACAAGTTCATCGAAGACCACCTCCTGCCAGACGAGGATTTCCGCACACAGGTCAATGAAGCCATCCACATCATCTGCAGTTTCCTGAAGGAGAGGTGTTTCCGATGGGCCTCCCACCCTGTTCGGGTGTCCAAAGTTGTGAAG GGTGGCTCCTCAGGCAAAGGCACGACCCTCAGGGGCCGATCAGATGCTGACCTCGTCATCTTCCTCAccaatcttaaaagttttcaggaACAACTTGAGCGCCGAGGAGAATTCATCAAGGAAATTAGGAGACAGCTGGAAGCCTGTCAAAGGGAGGAAACACTTCAATTTGAAGTGGAGTTTGAAGTCCAGGAACAGCCATGGAAGAATCCCCGTGCTCTCAGCTTCGTGCTTAGATCCCCTCAGCTCCACGAGTCGGTGGAGTTTGATGTCCTGCCCGCTTTTGATGCCCTGG GTCAGTTGACCAGAGGCTACAGAGCTGACCCTAAAGTCTACGTCCGGCTTATCCAAGAGTGTGAGTCCCTGGGGAGAGAGGGCGAGTTCTCCCCCTGCTTCACGGAGCTGCAGCGAGCCTTCCTGAAGGAGCGTCCAACCAAGCTGAAGAGCCTCATCCGCCTTGTGAAGCACTGGTACCAAATG TGTAAGGAGAAGCTTGGGAAGCCACTGCCCCCACAATATGCCCTGGAGCTCCTGACAGTCTATGCTTGGGAGCAAGGAAGCATGGAAACAAGATTCAGCACAGCTCAGGGATTTCAGACTGTCTTGGAATTAGTCCTGAAGCATCAGAAGATTTGCATCTACTGGACAAAGTATTACAACTTTGAAAACCCTATTATTGGACAATACCTGTCAAGGCAACTTGTAAAACCCAG GCCTGTGATTCTGGACCCGGCTGACCCTACAGGAAACATTGGTGGTGGAGACCCATATAGCTGGCAGCGGCTGGCACAAGAGGCTAGAGCCTGGCTGAGTTACCCATGCTTTAAGAAATCGGACGGGTCTCCAGTAGGCTCCTGGGATGTGTCG ATAGCATTTTCCGACAGCTCCCTCCCCACCGGAGCCTGTTCTCCGACAATATCCTCTGAGAGACAGCAGGAGAGACTCAGACAAAAGAGAGGAATCCCAGTCTTCACGCTCTTCTCTGTACCTGGTGGGAGGGTTGTGGTCCGATTTATtgtcaataacaacaaaaatagtaGCAAATACCATTTGTTGGGTGTTAATTAA
- the LOC133074928 gene encoding 2'-5'-oligoadenylate synthase 1-like isoform X1: MMELSDTPARSLDKFIEDHLLPDEDFRTQVNEAIHIICSFLKERCFRWASHPVRVSKVVKGGSSGKGTTLRGRSDADLVIFLTNLKSFQEQLERRGEFIKEIRRQLEACQREETLQFEVEFEVQEQPWKNPRALSFVLRSPQLHESVEFDVLPAFDALGQLTRGYRADPKVYVRLIQECESLGREGEFSPCFTELQRAFLKERPTKLKSLIRLVKHWYQMCKEKLGKPLPPQYALELLTVYAWEQGSMETRFSTAQGFQTVLELVLKHQKICIYWTKYYNFENPIIGQYLSRQLVKPRPVILDPADPTGNIGGGDPYSWQRLAQEARAWLSYPCFKKSDGSPVGSWDVSPQDLTYEAYGFRQRCGTSPRLRLHGGAPPKVEEDWTCAIL, encoded by the exons ATGATGGAGCTCAGTGATACCCCGGCCAGGTCTCTAGACAAGTTCATCGAAGACCACCTCCTGCCAGACGAGGATTTCCGCACACAGGTCAATGAAGCCATCCACATCATCTGCAGTTTCCTGAAGGAGAGGTGTTTCCGATGGGCCTCCCACCCTGTTCGGGTGTCCAAAGTTGTGAAG GGTGGCTCCTCAGGCAAAGGCACGACCCTCAGGGGCCGATCAGATGCTGACCTCGTCATCTTCCTCAccaatcttaaaagttttcaggaACAACTTGAGCGCCGAGGAGAATTCATCAAGGAAATTAGGAGACAGCTGGAAGCCTGTCAAAGGGAGGAAACACTTCAATTTGAAGTGGAGTTTGAAGTCCAGGAACAGCCATGGAAGAATCCCCGTGCTCTCAGCTTCGTGCTTAGATCCCCTCAGCTCCACGAGTCGGTGGAGTTTGATGTCCTGCCCGCTTTTGATGCCCTGG GTCAGTTGACCAGAGGCTACAGAGCTGACCCTAAAGTCTACGTCCGGCTTATCCAAGAGTGTGAGTCCCTGGGGAGAGAGGGCGAGTTCTCCCCCTGCTTCACGGAGCTGCAGCGAGCCTTCCTGAAGGAGCGTCCAACCAAGCTGAAGAGCCTCATCCGCCTTGTGAAGCACTGGTACCAAATG TGTAAGGAGAAGCTTGGGAAGCCACTGCCCCCACAATATGCCCTGGAGCTCCTGACAGTCTATGCTTGGGAGCAAGGAAGCATGGAAACAAGATTCAGCACAGCTCAGGGATTTCAGACTGTCTTGGAATTAGTCCTGAAGCATCAGAAGATTTGCATCTACTGGACAAAGTATTACAACTTTGAAAACCCTATTATTGGACAATACCTGTCAAGGCAACTTGTAAAACCCAG GCCTGTGATTCTGGACCCGGCTGACCCTACAGGAAACATTGGTGGTGGAGACCCATATAGCTGGCAGCGGCTGGCACAAGAGGCTAGAGCCTGGCTGAGTTACCCATGCTTTAAGAAATCGGACGGGTCTCCAGTAGGCTCCTGGGATGTGTCG ccccaagaccTGACGTACGAGGCCTATGGTTTTAGACAGCGCTGTGGAACCTCTCCGAGACTCAGACTCCATGGAGGGGCCCCCCCCAAGGTGGAAGAGGATTGGACGTGTGCCATCCTCTGA